Part of the Desulfolutivibrio sulfoxidireducens genome is shown below.
AGGCCGTCGCGCAGGCCGCGACCGCCCGCCTGGCGTCGGCCATGCGCGCGCGTGAGGCGATTTCGGCCTGATCCAGGGCCGTGACCGGAACGGAGGAGGCGATGCGGGAACTCAGGCTGGACACAAAGGCCGTGGCCATCACCGGGGGGCTGGGCCGAATAGGCTGCGCCGTGGCCCAGTGCCTGTGCGAATCCGGGGCCCGGGTCCTGATCCTCGACCGGGCCGAGGCCCTGGGGAACGCCGCGTGCCCGACGCCAACCGAGGGCGAGTGGGAGACCCGGGCCCTCGACGTGACCGACTTCGCGGACCTCGACGCCCGTCTGGCCGCCCTGGAAAAGGACTTCGCCCCCCTGGACGGATGGGTCAACTGCGCCTACCCCCGCACGCCGGACTGGGGCGCGCCCTTCGAGAAGACCACCCCGGAGCACTGGCTGCGGAATCTGGAGCTGCAGATGGGCGCAAGCTGCCTGTGGGCCGAGGCCGCGGCCAGGGCCATGGCCCGGCGCAACCGGGGCAGCGTGGTCAGCCTGGGCTCGGTCTACGGGTCACAGGCCCCGGACTTCGCCATCTACGCCGGCACGGACAAGACCACGCCGGCGGTGTACAGCGCGGTCAAGGGCGGGATCGTGGCCCACGCCAGATGGCTGGCAAGCTATTTCGGGCCAAGGGGCGTGCGCGTCAACGCGGTCTGCCCCGGCGGGGTCCGCCATGCCCAAAGCGAGCCTTTTCTGGGCAACTTCACCTCCCGCACGCTGCTCGGGCGCATGGCCGAACCCCGCGAGGTGGGCGCGGCCGTGGTGTTTCTGCTCTCCGACGGCGCCGGCTACATCACCGGGCAGGCCTTACTGGTGGACGGCGGCATGAGCGTTTTTTGACCTTGAAACAAGGGTGATCGGCCATGTCCTTTTTCCCGCACGGGTTTGCCGAGGCCTTCCTGTCGCGCGTCGCGTCCGTGGTCGGCGGGGGGGAAGGCGTGGTGCCCCTGCACGAGCCCGACCTGGGCGAGGCGGAACGGCGCAGCGTCCTTGCCTGCCTCGAGTCGACCTTCGTCTCCACCGTCGGCGAGCACACCCCGCGCTTCGAACGGCTCCTGGCCGACTACGTGGGCTGCCGCGAGGCCGTGGGCATGGTCAACGGCACGGCCGCCCTGCACATGTGCCTTCTGGGCGCGGGGGTACGGCCCGGCGACGAGGTCGTGCTGCCCTCGCTCAGCTTCGTGGCCACGGCCAACGCCGTGGGCTATTGCGGCGCCGTGCCCCATTTCGCCGACGTGGAACCCCAGACCCTCTGCCTGTGCCCGGACAGGCTGCGGGACCATCTGCGCCGCCACGTGGACAGGCGCCCGGACGGGGCCTTCAACAAGGAGACCTCGCGCCGCGTCGCCGCGCTCGTGCCCATGCACGCCTTCGGCCATCCCGCAAAACTCGACGACCTGCGCGCCCTGTGCGTCGAATACGGCCTGGCCCTGGTGGAGGACGCGGCCCAGGCCCTGGGCACACGCCTCGACGGACGCGGCGTCGGGGCCTTTGGTCTGTGCGGGGCCCTCAGCTTCAACGGCAACAAGATCATCACCACCGGGGGGGGCGGCGCGGTATTGACCGACGACCCGGAACTGGCGGCGTGGATCCGCCACACCGCCGCCACGGCCAAGAAACCGCACCCCTGGAAGTTCAGCCACGACCAGCCCGGCTTCAACTATCGCCTGCCCAACCTCAACGCGTCCCTGGGCATCCCGCAATTGCGGCGCATCGAGGAGCTGGTGGCGGCGAAAAGACGGCTGGCCGCGGCCTACGCCGCCGCGTTCGCCGACATCGCGCAATGCCGCTTCGTCGCGGAGCGTCCCGAGGCGCGCAGCAACTACTGGCTGTGCACCGTGGTGCTCGACCCTCGGGGGGAACTCGGCGACAGGGCCGAAGAGCTCCGCGCCGAGGTGCTCGCCGCCGCGCACGGACGCGGCCTTCTGCTGCGCCCGGTCTGGGAGCCCCTGCACACCCTGCCCATGTATCGCCGCTGCCCGAAGGGCGATCTGGGCGTCACCGAGTTTCTGGCCCCGCGCATCGTCAACCTCCCCAGCAGTTCCCATCTGGGTCGGGCCCTGCCCGGGGACGGGACCGCATGAGCGGGCTGTCCCTGGCGGTCTATTCCACCATCCATCCCGGGGTCCTGCCCTATCTGAAAGACTGGTCCGCCTCGCTTGCGGCCCAGCACGACCGGGACTTCGCACTGATCCTCGGCCTGGACATGGTCGACGAGGCGGACCTCGCCCGGGCCCGCGGGGGCGGGCCGGACGCGGTCGTGGTCAAGGCCCCGCCGGGCGCCTCTCCG
Proteins encoded:
- a CDS encoding SDR family oxidoreductase, with the protein product MRELRLDTKAVAITGGLGRIGCAVAQCLCESGARVLILDRAEALGNAACPTPTEGEWETRALDVTDFADLDARLAALEKDFAPLDGWVNCAYPRTPDWGAPFEKTTPEHWLRNLELQMGASCLWAEAAARAMARRNRGSVVSLGSVYGSQAPDFAIYAGTDKTTPAVYSAVKGGIVAHARWLASYFGPRGVRVNAVCPGGVRHAQSEPFLGNFTSRTLLGRMAEPREVGAAVVFLLSDGAGYITGQALLVDGGMSVF
- a CDS encoding LegC family aminotransferase; translation: MSFFPHGFAEAFLSRVASVVGGGEGVVPLHEPDLGEAERRSVLACLESTFVSTVGEHTPRFERLLADYVGCREAVGMVNGTAALHMCLLGAGVRPGDEVVLPSLSFVATANAVGYCGAVPHFADVEPQTLCLCPDRLRDHLRRHVDRRPDGAFNKETSRRVAALVPMHAFGHPAKLDDLRALCVEYGLALVEDAAQALGTRLDGRGVGAFGLCGALSFNGNKIITTGGGGAVLTDDPELAAWIRHTAATAKKPHPWKFSHDQPGFNYRLPNLNASLGIPQLRRIEELVAAKRRLAAAYAAAFADIAQCRFVAERPEARSNYWLCTVVLDPRGELGDRAEELRAEVLAAAHGRGLLLRPVWEPLHTLPMYRRCPKGDLGVTEFLAPRIVNLPSSSHLGRALPGDGTA